A genomic stretch from Centroberyx gerrardi isolate f3 chromosome 10, fCenGer3.hap1.cur.20231027, whole genome shotgun sequence includes:
- the tmem223 gene encoding transmembrane protein 223 — protein MGFQRLLCATLECYSRHVRLRLLSIPQTVDNVWRGIRQNASLSTRSSPSCSLHKVSNRITGPTGLGSRKLLHTGLFNPAQRQLLPRRSLCTSTQPVKDVTLFQHDRTRFFQLLAVFCGGQFLFWTYLAHFAYTGLRDTGGATEQGKGSVSTTGLAGAWSFEMNLGSNAWRYGFTLGCLAVGAGIVGLGLLFCRRSVSQVILHKGGRMVTVSTQSPLGPDRGRRITVPLSQVACHAHRQESPSFIPLRLKGHKFYFLLDKEGTLNNAKLFDITVGAYRPV, from the coding sequence ATGGGATTTCAGCGTTTGCTGTGCGCGACATTGGAGTGTTACTCCAGACACGTACGGCTTCGACTGCTCAGTATTCCGCAAACTGTCGACAATGTGTGGAGAGGAATCCGGCAAAATGCGTCGTTGTCGACACGTAGTTCACCGAGCTGTAGCCTGCATAAGGTGTCCAACCGGATTACAGGTCCTACTGGTCTTGGCAGCAGGAAACTCCTCCATACGGGACTGTTCAACCCCGCACAGAGACAGCTGCTTCCCCGCCGCAGCCTCTGCACCTCCACCCAGCCCGTAAAAGACGTGACTCTGTTCCAGCACGACAGAACCAGGTTCTTCCAGCTCTTGGCGGTTTTCTGCGGCGGGCAGTTTCTCTTCTGGACCTACCTGGCTCATTTCGCCTACACCGGCCTCCGAGACACGGGCGGCGCTACGGAGCAAGGGAAGGGCAGCGTGTCCACTACCGGGCTGGCCGGAGCGTGGAGCTTCGAGATGAACCTGGGCTCTAACGCCTGGAGGTACGGCTTCACGCTGGGGTGCCTGGCGGTGGGAGCGGGGATAGTCGGGCTCGGGCTTCTGTTCTGTCGTCGCTCCGTCAGCCAGGTGATTTTACATAAGGGCGGGAGGATGGTGACGGTTTCCACCCAGTCGCCCTTGGGACCGGACAGAGGCCGGAGAATAACCGTCCCGCTGTCCCAGGTAGCCTGCCACGCCCACAGGCAGGAGTCCCCCTCATTCATCCCCCTCCGCCTCAAAGGACACAAGTTCTACTTTCTCTTGGACAAAGAGGGGACACTGAACAATGCTAAGCTGTTTGATATCACTGTTGGAGCATATCGGCCGGTTTAA